A region of the Phaseolus vulgaris cultivar G19833 chromosome 11, P. vulgaris v2.0, whole genome shotgun sequence genome:
CTGGTTTCCTCTTTTCGAAAAAATCGTAACTTTCGCTCATTCATAAttaaaggtatgatttttctccaTTGATTGCTCTTTACTTCTGATTTGCGCATTGATAGCTGCCTGGGGCTGTTTAAACTTCCACATTTTAAGTTTTCTTCTACATCTTCTTTGTTCCTCTGTTTTCTCAGTTTTCCTATGAGGGTACGAATTTCTGGGTTTCTTTAGTTTCACACCATAGCCCCCCTGTTGAACCTTTGCTTTCTTCCTTTCCTTGTTTTTCCTAGTTTTCTTCATCATGGCACGAACGAAAGTCACCACCAACCCTTCTCCACCTAGTGTCAACTACAGGCCCTTATACCCTTGGACCTCTGATGAGCTACTTGCTGAAAACTCCTTTCTCACCTCTATCGCGGACTAAAGGGCACACCTGGACAGTGAGTCTGACTTCAAAGGTAGGGCGTTCGGGAGAGAGTGTGACGCTTATATCTCGGTTCGCCCCTGTGTAGAGGGTGAACCCGTGTGCGGGGACGACCGCGCCAACGATGGTGaaccattcttcttcttctatcaGACTGTCTTTAAGCGAATTAGGCAGCACCTCCCCTTCAATAGCTTCGAAAGGGAGTTGTTAACTGAGATAAacgtcgcccctgcccagctgcatcccaacagttgggccttcaTCAGGGCCTTCTCCATTCTTTGTAACTACTTTGGCCATGCCCCCTCCGTAGAtgttttccttcatttctttgaGGCCAAAAAGCTTGGGAAGAACCTCTGGGTCAGCTTCAGCGAGGTAACAAAAAGAGTCATCCTCACCTTGTTCCAGTAATCTTACAAAGGGTTCAAGAGGAAATTTTTCTGGGTGTGCTACTCTGAGCACGATCGCACCACGCTAAATGgattccccttgtactgggtgaagaAGTTGACCTTTAAGAAAGCCACGACCCTCGATGAGCTATCCTCTGTTGATCGTGAGGTATGCCAAGTGTTGGCGAGCCTTAGGACGGTCTTCAGCACCGTAGAGCTCATCAAGAACGAATATAGCCCAACTGGGCTTGCTGGTTATATTGGTATAGGAACCCTTTCCTGACCTTCTTTATAACACTTCCTTGTTTGCTTTTATCTGCTAGCTTATACTTATGCTGGTTTTCTAATTCTCCCCTGTTTACTAAACTCTTAGCTCTTTCCAATTCTGACGCAGGTATGGTGCTGAACGAGGAGAAGAGGGCAAAACTAGTTGAGGTTTTGGCCCTTCGTGAAGAGGTTGTCGTTGATGTAGGTGCCTCAGCACCTTCTGCTCCACCTACCAATCAAGTTGTTCCATCTCCTCCCCCCTCAGCTTCCATCGCCGCGGTCCCCTTGGCAACTGTTAGGGCCTCTCTAACGCCAGCCCCCCTTGAGAAGGGCAAGGGGGTGGTGGAAATCGTGTCCGACAATGATGAGGACACGATGGAGGGCCCTGATTTTAAAAGACGTAGGGTTGCGGTCGCGGCCACCTCCCACTCCTCCTCAACTAGGCGTCCTGCCTCGTTCAGGGATCACCCACCCAGCGCCTCTTTCCCCCAAGGCGTCCTTGCGCTCAAGGGCGGTGGTGAGAGTGTACCTGAATCAGCTCCTGCTCCTGAACTCCCCCTGGTCCTTCAACACATCCTTAAGGGTTACCAGAGTGGGGCTGTGGGAAACTCTGTGGATGAGGCGATGCGGAAGAACTTGGCCCTTGGCATTGGCGAGTTCCTTGCTCTAGCTGACGCTTTCTCCCACGAGGCACAATCGAATGTAAAAGAGCAACGAGCTTTGGCGGAAGAACTGGCTCTGGTGAAGGAACAACTAGCCCAGTAAACTAAGGTTTTCACCAACCGTGAGACTGCATTAAACCATTTGCTGAGTGCCCTCCGTCAAGCTGAGCTTGAAGCTAACAAGAAGCTCCACGACAAGGCCAAGAGTACACCACTCTGCTGGGAAAAGTCGTGCCACTACGCGTCCAGGTGGTGGAACTAGAGGAGGAGGCTGCGACCAGCAAAGCTAGAATGACCAAGCTTGAAGAGCGGGCCACAGACCGAGAGGTGCAGTTGGGAAAGGTTGAAGCTGAACTTGCCACTCAAACTGAAGCCCTTGAAAGGGTCAAGGCAGAACTGGCTACCCAAGCTGAAGCCTTTGAGAAAACCAAAACAGACTCATCGATGACGCTGCTAACACCTATGTTGTAGGGTTTGAGGACGCTCTAGCTCAGGTTGCTTGTAAGCATCCTGAGATGGACGTCTCCCCTTTCGCTACATCAAACCGTGTCGTAGATGGGCAGATCGTGTCGAGGAACCCTCCAAAGGAACTTCCTTAACTTTGACCTTCAACCTGTGTACTCCCAAACATTTGTAATCTTAATACAACTCGTACCTTGCTTTACTTGCTTTATTTATCTTTGTTTGTCGAGGACTGTGCCTTTAACTTGTCGTTCTTACTAACAAAACTCTGACGCTAACACCATACGACGTCCTTGACGAACTTTAAAACTTCGAACTCTAGGTAGCACGCTTTCTCGCCCTTCGCCTTAACTATTTAACGACCTGTGATGAAGTGGACATGCGTGAACCTTCAACTGGCCTTGCCTCAAACTCCTGTTTAGACAAGGAAAACTCCTTTGTTGATACTTGCTCATACTTTGCGGTCTTAAGGTGTCTAGCCTCGAGGCGCGTTACTGGCCTCATCTTCGCTTAGAGACGAAGGAGGACTTAACTGGGCGAACCCTGTTGTTCATACTAGGTGCCCACGCTCGAGGAGGAGGCGTTTCGAAGGGAACCTCCCCTCCCTCTCGAGGGgtctaaacaccaagacgaCCGGTGCACTTGGTGCTGTCcgtacttggtgcccacgctcgaGGAGGAGGCATCCCGAAGGAAACCGTcactccctctcgaggtgtctaaacaccaagacgaacggtgcacttggtgcccacgctcgaGGAAGAGGCGTCCTGAAGGAAGCTGAcactccctctcgaggtgtctaaacaccaaggcgaccAGTTCATCGCTGGCTGAACCTTGCTGCTCGGGCTTGGCGCCCACGCCCGAGGGGGAGGCGTCCCAAAGGAAGCTGTCACTCTCTCTcaaggtgtctaaacaccaagacaGGTTTGTTTCTGATTGAACCTTGTTGTTCGTACTTGGTGTCCACGCTCCAGGAGGAGGCGTCCTTAGGAAACCGTcactccctctcgaggtgtctaaacaccaagacgaCCAATGCACTTGGTGCCCACACTCGAGGAGGAGGCGTCCCAAAGGAAGCTGTcactccctctcgaggtgtctaaacaccaaggcaaccAGTTCATCGTTGGCTGAAACTTGTTGCTCGCGCTTGGCGCCTACGCCTGAGGGGGAGGCATCCCAAAGGAAACTgccactccctctcgaggtatctaaacaccaaggcaatAGGTTCGTTTCTGACTGAACCTTGTTGTTCGTACTTGGTGCCCATGCTCGAGGAGGAGGCGTCCCAAAGGAAACTGTCACTCCCTcacgaggtgtctaaacaccaagacgaCCGGagcacttggtgcccacgctcgaggaggaggcgtcccgaaggaaGCTGCCACTCCATCTCGAGGTGTCTAACACCAAGGCGACCGGTTCGCCCTTGCATTGTACAGAAAACTTGAGAATACGTGTACTTCAAATGtaattttattgggtgacctcgttaagaAACCTttagaaagggaaaaagagtgtccccttaaactgtgtacaatgctagagttttaattgaaataaaacttgagattggCTGCATTCCAAGTACGAGGAATGACGCCTCCCTCCAAGGTCTCAAGCCTCTACGCCCCGTTTCCCAGGACAACCGTCACCTTGAAGGGgtcagtccacttgggggacagcttgttctccaagtgGTACGGGTGAGCCTTCCGCATTACCAGATCAGGGACTTGGAACTGTCGAggctttatcttggaactgtgcttatgctccacccttctctttaatGCTTCAGCTTTGATCCTTGCCTCCTCTCTGACCTCATCCaacagatccaggttcacctttctttcttcgttaAATTCCTCAGCCACGAAGCTTTGAAAACATGgtgagctctcctgaatctctactgggatcattGCGTCTGACCCATACACaaagctgaagggtgtctctccAGTGGTGGACTGAGgtgtggtgtggtaagcccacactattctgagaacctcctctgcccaggtCCCCTTAGCCTTCTCAAGTCTTCTCTTCAGCTCCCTGAGTAGGACTTTGTTGGCAGACTCAACCTGCCCATTTTTCTGAGGATGCTCCACCGATGCTCACACCTGCTTTATCCTGACCTCTGTGCAAAGCTTTCCCAGTTGCTAGCTTGCAAACTGTGTATCGTTGTCAGAAACTAGACGCCTCGATACGCCAAAGCAACATactatattcttccacacgaagttTTGTACCTTGTGAGTTGTGATTTGCGCTACTGGCTCAACctcaatccacttcgtgaacTATTCAATGGCCACTgcaaggtacttcatctgccttactGTCAAAGGAAAGGGCCCCAAAATAttgattccccatgtgtgaaaaggccacgggctgtaaatcgacctcAGCTCTTCTGGCGGCACCTTGTGACAGTTGGCGTGttgttgacactgtttgcaccGCTGGGCATGCCTtatgcaatcttctctcattgttgacCAGTAATAACCCGCACGGACGACCTTCGACGCCAAGGACCACCCTCCCACGTGGCTACCCCAAATCTCCTCATGGAGCTCTCCATTATACGTGTACACTGGTCTCCGCTTACACACACCAAAATCGGGTGGGTGAACCCATGCCTGTACAGTTCCCCGTCGACGAGGGTGTACTTGgcggagttcttctttatcttcttggCTTCCGCGGACTCCAATAGAAGTATCCCATCAGCCAGATAGCGCCTATAGGGCATCATCCATGTGTCCCCCTCCTCAACTACGCATCCCTGCATGGGATCCCCCAGTGAAACTGGGTAAGCGCTTACACTAGGCGTCCTCAGCATCTCCTGAGTCAACGACTGGTGACTTCTCACCTCTCCTCTGAACATACTAACTTGATGAACGCTTACCATATTATTAGCGACATATGTCCGTGGTGTTTTGAGGGTTTCCTGTATCACAGttctctgccttccccccttgcccgaactagcgagcttggctagcaagtccgCTTGGGCATTCTACTCCCTCGGGACGTGCACCAACTCAAACACCACGAACACACTCTTCAAGACTTGGACATATCCCAGGTACGCAGCCATCTGTGGATCATTGGCTTGGTATTCCCTGGTCACTTGACCTGTAACCAACTGGGAATCGCTCTTTGCCAGCAAACTCCACGCTctcatctccttggccaagagcattccggTTATgggggcttcatattctgcctggttgttgctggctttgaaagaAAACCttagggcctgctcaatcaacaACTCGTTTGGCCCCTCCAAGATCATGCCAGCTCCACTCCCCTGTtgattggaggacccatccacaGAGTGCACCCATCTGAAGCTGGCTTCCTCTTCCTGCTGTGTACCTCCtgaggagagctctaccacaaaGTCCGCATAAACTTGGCCTTTGATGGGGCCTCAAGGCTCAGATTGAACATCGAACTCCGAGAGCTTCACTACCTAGCACACTATCCTTCCTGCCACGTCCGGCTTCTACAGCACCTTCCGGATAGGTAAgtctgtcatcaccaccaccgtgaaactCTGAAAGTAATGACGAAGCTTCCTGACCGAGAACACCACGGCCAGGGCTTCCTTCTCCAGGGCTTGGTATCTTACCTCTGGCCCCTGTAAtactttgctcacaaagtatattggttttttacctggtcctgctcttgcacgAGGACTGAGCTGATCGCCCACTCCGGCACGGCAAAGTACAATTGGGGCGACACGCCTAGCTGTGGCTTGCGCAACACTAGAGGAGCGgccagatactcctttagcTTGAGGAATGCCTCCTCACACTCCGCGGTCCATATGAACCAACTATTTCTCCTCAAACACTGGAAGTAAGGGTGGCCCTTGTCCCCCCTAGCGGATACGAATCTGGACAGGGCGACCATCCGCCCCATCAACTATTGCACTTTTTTCACCGAGGCTGGGCTTCTCATGGCAAGGATAGTCGCACACTTCTATGTGTTCAcctctatcccacgctcggtgagtaggaaacccaagaacttacccgcCTCGAACCCGAACACACATTTTTCGGGGTTTAACTTCAAACAGTACTTAGCTATTGTAGCAAATAGCTCTTCCAAATCAGACACATGCTGGCCCCTCTCCTGCGAAGTCACCACCATATCATCTATGTaggcctgcacattccttcccaacatgggtgcaaggaccctgtccatcagcctttggtaggtagCGCCCGCATTCTTCAGACCGAACGGCACCACTGTGTAACAGTAACAAGATTTCTTGGTCATAAACGCTGTCTTGCACTCGtctctggggtgcatcttgatttggttgtaccctgagaacgCGTCTAGGAAACTAAGCATCCTACAACCCGAGGCGCTGCCCACCAAGGCGTCAATGCTTGGTAGGGGGTActagtccttcgggcacgccttgttgaggtcagtgaagtcgacgcacatcctccacttcctataccgtcccgtacccgggcgttgactaaatcaaggtcaaagtcaacgtcaggggtcaaagtcaacgcaaggcgttgcctaggtgaagagacgctaagtgccagcgtcgtcaaCCAGGGCAttgccaagacaaggcgtcgcctaggggaaggcgtcgcccaaccagggcgtcgccaaatcaagcagtgctaaagcaaggcaatcatagtgtggttccccgatacccagggcagccgggtgcagggtacgagaggaaggcatatacgctctcaaagtaagtgactagatgattgggggcatgagttggcacccaaaaagtcacccctagcgcagtagcactcccatgcaggaggactcacacgtagaaacgtccctagatgggcagaaacgcagaagctgttgagtgttggccacatcagggagattcaataccctgagtggcttgccaacgtcgtcttggtgaagaaggcgaacggaaaatggaggatgtgcgtggacttcacgaacctgaataaggcgtgctcaaaggactcgtacccgctgcccagcatcgacgccttggtagatagcgcgtccggcagcaaggtgctgagtttcttAGACGCCTTCTCgggttacaaccagatcaagatgcacccaagagatgagagcaaaactgcattcatgactgagacttgcagttactgctataaggtgatgccttttgggctgaaaaacgcgggcgccacgtaccagaggttaatggacaaggtcctggcgcccatgctcgggaggaatgtgtacgcctatgtagacgacatggtggtggcgtcgcaggatagggcgcagcacatggcggatctggaggaattgttcgtcacgatatccaagtaccgcctcaagttaaaccctgagaagtgtgttttcggggtagaggccggtaagttcttgggttttatgctcacagagagggggatagaggcgaaccccgacaaatgcgcggcgattatcgccatgcgaagcccgacgtcggtaaaagaggtgcaacagctgacagggcggatggcggcgctctcgaggtttgtttccgccgggggagagaaggggcatccatatttccagtgcctcaagagaaacagtcgctttgcatggactgatgaatgcgaagcggctttcattaagctaaaggagtacctggcgacgccgccggtcctctgcaaaccggtaacgggcgtgcccctccggttatattttactgtaacggagcgggccatcagttctgtgttagtccaagagcaggaccagagtcagaagcccatctattttgtaagcaaggcattacaaggtgctgagacgagataccaagcgctggagaaggtagcgctagcggtagtattttctgccaggaggctccgtcattacttcca
Encoded here:
- the LOC137835804 gene encoding uncharacterized protein encodes the protein MTKKSCYCYTVVPFGLKNAGATYQRLMDRVLAPMLGRNVQAYIDDMVVTSQERGQHVSDLEELFATIAKYCLKLNPEKCVFGFEAGARGKIPSPGEGSPGRGVLGQEASSLLSEFHGGGDDRLTYPEGAVEAGRGRKDSVLGQVYADFVVELSSGGTQQEEEASFRWVHSVDGSSNQQGSGAGMILEGPNELLIEQALRFSFKASNNQAEYEAPITGMLLAKEMRAWSLLAKSDSQLVTGQVTREYQANDPQMAAYLGYVQVLKSVFVVFELGCVVEEGDTWMMPYRRYLADGILLLESAEAKKIKKNSAKYTLVDGELYRHGFTHPILVESANKVLLRELKRRLEKAKGTWAEEVLRIVWAYHTTPQSTTGETPFSFVYGSDAMIPVEIQESSPCFQSFVAEEFNEERKVNLDLLDEVREEARIKAEALKRRVEHKHSSKIKPRQFQVPDLVMRKAHPYHLENKLSPKWTDPFKVTVVLGNGA